In a single window of the SAR324 cluster bacterium genome:
- a CDS encoding MotA/TolQ/ExbB proton channel family protein, translating to VLGVIDTFQGISQLQSVELMVVGPGISEALVATGAGLFAAIPAVVTYNLFNAYIRDSIEQIEGLSLKFLQRLHLQLLLTNEKKN from the coding sequence GTTCTAGGAGTGATTGATACCTTCCAGGGAATTTCACAACTTCAATCTGTAGAATTGATGGTTGTAGGGCCAGGAATCTCAGAAGCCCTTGTAGCAACTGGTGCAGGGCTCTTTGCGGCTATTCCAGCGGTAGTCACCTATAACCTTTTCAATGCCTACATCCGTGACTCTATAGAACAAATTGAGGGCCTGTCATTAAAGTTTCTTCAACGCCTGCATCTGCAACTCCTTCTGACAAATGAGAAGAAGAACTAG